From Amycolatopsis cihanbeyliensis, a single genomic window includes:
- a CDS encoding molybdopterin-dependent oxidoreductase, with amino-acid sequence MTTRPAADAAHEARWGKTACILCECNCGLEVQVADRNLVKIRGDKDHPGSAGYTCEKPLRLDKYQSDPHRLRAPLRRRQDGTFEEIDWDTALDEIAVRLAAVRDEHGGETIFFYGGGGQGNHLGGAYGRALLHAVGARFMSNALAQEKTGEGWVDQQLHGNHTAGDFERTEVAIFIGKNPWQSHGVARARPVLRELARDPDRAIIVIDPRVSETAAMADIHLQVAPGTDAWCVAALAATLVQEELTAQDWLDQHTVGIEQVLSALGAIDVGDYARRCGVPEEQIRAAARRIAAAESAATYEDLGVQQSPNSTLVSYLNKMLWILTGNFAKPGGVHPHSWVFPIAGRWHPIPRADGPPRGDRLRRALGLAAMRWGARPLRRAMALAARGRGSRLADRIADATLRLFFESVAVPSARHIADTLGRSNIEGSTPVSGARVIGGLIPCNAIADEILTDHPDRFRAMWIDASNPVHSLAESERFRLAMSTLDLSVVVDVALTETARCADYVLPAASQFEKYESSLFTLHFPHNVFQVRAPLLDPLPGTRPEPEIYAAIVDRLGVVEDTLIAELTAAARVSRRAFALAFFATVRRRPELAGLAPYLLYRTLGATLPATEKPVALIWGMAQLCAIAHPDAVVRAGFTARGFDLGEQLFEAFRTRREGVLFTEDRYADAWNYIQHPDRKIHAAIPELLAELARIDGVEPSYTTAEFPFVLSAGERRSFTANVIIRDPEWRRRDKQGALRVCPADATELGVATGDVVRVVTENGSALTPVEVTDIMQAGHISLPNGMGVSYPGENGAEAVGVAPNSLTSAARRDKFFGTPWHKTVPARIEVLAEHTAPGARP; translated from the coding sequence ATGACGACCCGGCCCGCCGCCGACGCGGCGCACGAGGCTCGGTGGGGTAAGACGGCCTGCATCCTGTGTGAGTGCAACTGCGGGCTGGAGGTGCAAGTCGCCGACCGGAACCTGGTCAAGATCCGGGGCGACAAGGACCATCCCGGTTCGGCCGGCTACACCTGCGAGAAACCACTGCGGCTGGACAAGTACCAGAGCGACCCGCACCGGTTGCGTGCGCCGCTGCGCCGCCGCCAGGACGGCACCTTCGAGGAGATCGACTGGGACACCGCGCTGGACGAGATCGCAGTGCGGCTCGCCGCGGTCCGCGACGAGCACGGCGGCGAGACCATCTTCTTCTACGGCGGCGGGGGACAGGGCAACCACCTCGGCGGTGCCTACGGGAGAGCCCTGCTGCATGCGGTCGGCGCGCGGTTCATGTCCAACGCCCTGGCGCAGGAGAAGACCGGCGAGGGATGGGTCGACCAGCAGCTGCACGGCAACCACACCGCGGGCGACTTCGAGCGCACCGAGGTGGCCATCTTCATCGGGAAGAATCCCTGGCAGTCGCACGGGGTGGCCAGGGCCCGCCCGGTGTTGCGCGAGCTGGCAAGGGACCCGGACCGCGCGATCATCGTGATCGACCCCAGGGTGAGCGAGACCGCCGCGATGGCCGACATCCACCTACAGGTCGCACCGGGTACTGACGCCTGGTGTGTCGCCGCACTGGCGGCCACTCTGGTACAGGAGGAGCTGACCGCGCAGGACTGGCTGGACCAGCACACCGTCGGGATCGAGCAGGTGCTTTCCGCCCTGGGCGCGATCGACGTCGGCGACTACGCCCGCCGCTGCGGGGTGCCGGAGGAACAGATCCGGGCCGCAGCCCGGCGGATCGCCGCGGCGGAGAGCGCGGCGACCTACGAGGACCTCGGGGTGCAGCAGTCGCCGAACAGCACACTGGTGTCCTATCTGAACAAGATGCTGTGGATCCTCACCGGCAACTTCGCCAAGCCCGGCGGGGTGCACCCGCACTCCTGGGTGTTCCCGATCGCCGGGCGCTGGCATCCGATCCCACGTGCGGACGGCCCGCCACGGGGAGACCGCCTCCGCCGCGCGCTGGGCCTGGCCGCGATGCGCTGGGGCGCGCGGCCGCTGCGCCGGGCGATGGCGCTCGCGGCCAGGGGCCGCGGCAGCCGCCTCGCCGACCGGATCGCGGACGCCACACTGCGGCTGTTCTTCGAATCCGTGGCGGTACCCTCGGCTCGGCACATCGCCGACACGCTGGGCCGGTCGAACATCGAAGGCAGCACACCGGTCAGCGGCGCACGGGTGATCGGCGGCCTGATCCCCTGCAACGCGATCGCCGACGAGATCCTCACCGACCATCCCGACCGGTTCCGGGCAATGTGGATCGATGCCTCGAACCCGGTGCACTCGCTGGCCGAGTCGGAACGGTTCCGCCTTGCTATGTCCACACTGGACCTGTCAGTCGTCGTCGACGTCGCGTTGACCGAGACCGCCCGCTGTGCCGACTACGTGCTGCCCGCGGCCAGCCAGTTCGAGAAGTACGAGTCCTCCCTGTTCACCCTGCATTTCCCGCACAACGTGTTCCAGGTGCGGGCGCCGCTGCTGGACCCGCTGCCGGGCACCCGCCCGGAACCGGAGATCTACGCCGCGATCGTCGACCGGCTCGGCGTCGTCGAGGACACGCTGATCGCGGAGCTGACCGCCGCGGCCAGGGTGAGCAGGCGGGCGTTCGCGCTCGCGTTCTTCGCCACCGTGCGGCGGCGGCCGGAACTGGCCGGGCTGGCGCCCTACCTGCTCTACCGCACGCTCGGTGCGACACTGCCGGCCACCGAGAAACCGGTGGCCCTGATCTGGGGGATGGCGCAGCTGTGCGCGATAGCCCACCCGGACGCCGTCGTCAGGGCGGGGTTCACCGCGCGTGGCTTCGACCTTGGCGAGCAGCTCTTCGAGGCGTTCCGCACCCGCCGCGAAGGCGTGCTGTTCACCGAGGACCGGTACGCCGACGCCTGGAACTACATCCAGCACCCGGACCGGAAGATCCACGCCGCGATCCCGGAGCTGCTCGCGGAACTGGCCAGGATCGACGGCGTCGAGCCCAGCTACACCACCGCCGAGTTCCCCTTCGTCCTCTCCGCGGGAGAGCGCCGGTCCTTCACCGCGAACGTGATCATCCGCGACCCCGAATGGCGGCGCAGGGACAAGCAGGGCGCGTTGCGCGTCTGCCCCGCCGACGCCACCGAGCTCGGTGTGGCGACCGGCGACGTGGTGCGGGTGGTCACCGAGAACGGGTCCGCCCTGACCCCGGTGGAGGTCACCGACATCATGCAGGCCGGTCATATCTCCCTGCCCAACGGGATGGGCGTGTCCTACCCCGGCGAGAACGGCGCCGAGGCCGTCGGGGTCGCCCCGAACTCGCTGACCTCGGCGGCCCGCAGGGACAAGTTCTTCGGCACCCCCTGGCACAAGACCGTGCCCGCGCGCATCGAGGTGCTCGCCGAGCACACCGCACCGGGAGCACGGCCGTGA